In Candidatus Chromulinivoraceae bacterium, the following proteins share a genomic window:
- a CDS encoding non-canonical purine NTP pyrophosphatase codes for MLLLLFCFVTSRIADAYLHLEGFETQVLKHQKIDVDEIQSPRLEEVAAHKAKQAYAAVQKPVLVEDVALSFAGLDGLPGPFIKFFITIDDGLEKMCRIADVFETRQATGECVYAYYDGERLELFHGRLDGKIADAPKGDNGFGWDAIFCPEGYSGRTRAELTDKEYDAVYLQIKPIDKVRAFLNS; via the coding sequence ATGTTGCTTCTCCTTTTTTGTTTTGTCACTTCAAGGATAGCAGATGCGTATTTGCATTTGGAGGGTTTTGAGACTCAGGTACTAAAACATCAAAAAATAGATGTTGACGAGATTCAATCACCTCGCCTTGAAGAGGTCGCGGCACATAAGGCTAAGCAGGCGTATGCAGCTGTCCAGAAGCCAGTGCTAGTTGAAGATGTTGCACTGTCGTTTGCGGGTCTTGATGGCCTGCCAGGGCCGTTCATTAAGTTTTTTATCACCATCGACGATGGGTTGGAGAAGATGTGTCGTATTGCCGACGTCTTCGAGACGCGACAAGCAACGGGCGAGTGTGTGTACGCCTACTACGACGGTGAGCGACTTGAATTATTCCACGGGCGACTTGATGGCAAAATAGCCGATGCACCAAAAGGTGATAATGGTTTTGGCTGGGATGCGATTTTTTGTCCCGAGGGCTACAGCGGTCGAACGCGTGCTGAACTAACAGATAAAGAATACGACGCAGTGTATCTGCAGATCAAACCAATTGATAAAGTTCGTGCGTTTCTAAATTCATAA
- a CDS encoding RNA-binding protein: MAQQNLFIGSLAYSTTDDSLKAHFEQIGEVASARVITDRDSGRSKGFGFVEYVDEANNQKAVDQLDGKELDGRAISVGLARPKEDRPRRDFNGGGAGGRSSSNNRSEGGSFRQRSW; the protein is encoded by the coding sequence ATGGCACAACAGAATCTTTTCATCGGTAGCCTTGCTTATAGCACTACTGATGACAGCCTAAAAGCTCATTTTGAGCAAATCGGCGAAGTAGCCAGCGCACGTGTCATCACTGACCGTGACAGTGGCCGTTCAAAGGGTTTTGGTTTCGTTGAATACGTTGACGAAGCTAACAACCAAAAAGCAGTCGACCAACTCGACGGCAAAGAGCTTGACGGACGCGCTATTAGCGTTGGTCTAGCTCGTCCTAAAGAAGACCGTCCTCGCCGTGATTTCAACGGCGGTGGTGCCGGTGGTCGTAGCAGCAGTAACAACCGTAGCGAAGGTGGTTCATTCCGCCAACGCAGCTGGTAG